One Natronolimnobius sp. AArcel1 DNA window includes the following coding sequences:
- the thiD gene encoding bifunctional hydroxymethylpyrimidine kinase/phosphomethylpyrimidine kinase, which translates to MRTPAPETRPIALTIAGSDSGGGAGIQADLATMAAHGVFGTSAITAVTAQHTRGVESSFALPTAEVEAQIDAVTDDFAVGAAKTGMLATTEIVETVAGHAREFDFPLVVDPVMVATTGDRLLEPAAERAYENLLGEATLATPNADEAEVLTGIAVEDADSAREAGNELLETDVDAALIKGGHVPGEQVQDILVTADGSQTFEHPRIDTEATHGSGCSLAAALAARLANGDPLADAVAGATDFLARAVRYYYDVGEGPGAVNHAVDLRNAAAREATTEEVEIILERVVTADVSALVPEVGMNIVGATPYAESVDETAAVEGRIHRTLSGVQPTRGVRFGASSHVAGVLLELRESVPDLRFAVNCRFDDAFEEALETLEWDIAEAGEADARDTAPAVVLEAGGDSTEPMAYVVATDLQTLLERVLRLDETVEDAERSTRS; encoded by the coding sequence ATGCGAACTCCAGCACCCGAGACGCGTCCGATTGCGCTGACAATCGCCGGCAGCGACTCCGGCGGCGGCGCTGGCATCCAGGCCGATCTGGCGACGATGGCCGCCCACGGCGTCTTCGGCACGTCGGCAATTACGGCCGTCACCGCCCAGCACACCCGCGGCGTCGAGTCGTCGTTTGCACTGCCCACCGCGGAGGTCGAGGCTCAGATCGACGCCGTCACCGACGACTTTGCGGTCGGCGCTGCGAAGACAGGCATGCTCGCAACCACTGAGATTGTCGAAACCGTCGCCGGGCACGCCCGTGAGTTCGACTTCCCGCTGGTCGTCGACCCTGTCATGGTCGCAACGACCGGCGACCGGCTGCTCGAGCCCGCAGCCGAACGCGCCTACGAGAACTTACTCGGCGAAGCCACGCTCGCGACGCCGAACGCCGACGAAGCCGAAGTGCTGACTGGAATCGCCGTCGAGGACGCAGATAGCGCCCGCGAGGCCGGGAACGAACTGCTCGAAACTGACGTCGACGCCGCACTCATCAAGGGCGGCCACGTTCCCGGCGAGCAGGTACAGGACATCCTCGTTACCGCCGACGGAAGCCAAACGTTCGAACATCCGCGAATCGACACCGAAGCGACCCACGGCTCTGGGTGCTCGCTTGCGGCGGCACTCGCCGCCCGATTAGCAAACGGCGACCCGCTCGCAGACGCCGTCGCGGGCGCGACAGACTTCCTCGCCCGTGCAGTCCGGTACTACTACGATGTCGGCGAGGGTCCCGGCGCAGTCAACCACGCTGTCGACCTGCGAAACGCCGCCGCTCGCGAGGCGACTACCGAGGAGGTCGAAATTATCCTCGAGCGCGTCGTCACAGCCGACGTGAGCGCGTTGGTCCCTGAAGTCGGGATGAACATCGTCGGTGCGACGCCGTACGCCGAATCCGTCGACGAGACCGCCGCCGTCGAGGGACGCATCCACCGAACCCTGTCAGGCGTCCAGCCCACCCGCGGCGTCCGATTCGGGGCCTCGAGTCACGTCGCAGGCGTGCTCCTTGAGTTGCGCGAGTCGGTCCCTGACCTGCGATTCGCAGTCAACTGCCGCTTCGACGACGCGTTCGAGGAAGCACTCGAGACGCTCGAGTGGGACATCGCCGAGGCCGGAGAGGCCGACGCTCGAGACACAGCGCCAGCAGTCGTCCTCGAGGCAGGCGGCGACAGCACGGAGCCGATGGCGTACGTCGTCGCGACCGACCTGCAGACGCTCCTCGAGCGCGTGTTGAGACTCGATGAAACGGTCGAGGACGCCGAGCGGTCAACACGGTCGTGA
- a CDS encoding tRNA-binding protein, producing MVENPFDVEIRVGEVLKAEAFPEANKPKMTKLWIDLGEDHGEIQSAAQLDEHYDAADIEGRQVLCATNLGSVRIAGFKSEALTVCVPGEEEYPVLVEPDTEVPLGGLLF from the coding sequence ATGGTCGAGAACCCCTTTGACGTGGAGATCCGCGTTGGCGAAGTCCTCAAGGCGGAAGCGTTTCCCGAGGCCAACAAGCCGAAGATGACGAAACTCTGGATCGACCTCGGCGAGGACCACGGCGAGATTCAATCGGCGGCACAACTCGACGAACACTACGATGCAGCCGATATCGAGGGCAGACAGGTGCTGTGTGCGACGAATCTCGGCTCAGTGCGGATTGCGGGATTCAAATCTGAAGCGTTGACGGTCTGTGTACCGGGTGAGGAGGAGTATCCCGTGCTCGTCGAACCGGACACGGAGGTGCCACTCGGTGGCCTCCTGTTTTGA
- a CDS encoding globin-coupled sensor protein, with protein sequence MSLQDGTGRERSSRDGVTTAQEITLERREIEQLKSFVGFDREDERTLESLAGVFDQVSDDLSAEYTDHVRTQDDVNEAIANAPITESQFRAEQRRYLEGFASGDYDRDFFERRVSSASIDPFLDAGLDSYVSSFSSYYERLLTEIAADVKAEFGDETAGTDAVDDAVEETLERSLSVLKLATMDQHLAIETRVDVYMEQLEEHAERRESVREDLTETVADLEGYANQINDGTAEINEVAQEQSSSMAEIANELSDLSATVEEIASNTEEVSATTERAEDVATKTTETANEAISKMERVNGAADEVTEDVEDLREGVQRIDEIVDVINDIADQTNLLALNASIEAATAGEAGDGFAVVANEVKSLAEESQEEAATIERMVNQIQDDTEDTVDSLEEANEEIEDGVELVEETVENLGEIEAAIGESATGIDEVAAATDDQAASTEEVAGMADAVMENADEIATETEALVEANEKANARVGDIVTAVDRLTEVEQEEGL encoded by the coding sequence ATGTCACTACAGGATGGGACTGGGCGCGAACGCTCGTCACGAGACGGCGTGACCACGGCACAGGAAATCACCCTCGAGCGTCGAGAGATCGAGCAGCTAAAGTCGTTCGTCGGGTTCGACCGCGAAGATGAACGCACCCTCGAGTCACTCGCAGGCGTTTTCGATCAAGTGAGCGACGACCTGTCGGCGGAGTACACAGACCACGTGCGAACGCAGGACGACGTCAACGAAGCCATCGCAAACGCGCCGATCACCGAGTCGCAGTTTCGCGCCGAGCAGCGCCGGTATTTGGAGGGCTTCGCAAGCGGCGACTACGACCGAGACTTCTTCGAACGACGCGTCTCTTCTGCCAGTATCGATCCGTTTCTGGATGCCGGACTCGACTCCTACGTCAGTTCCTTTAGCAGCTACTACGAGCGACTGCTTACCGAAATCGCTGCGGACGTAAAAGCCGAGTTCGGGGACGAAACCGCAGGAACCGATGCCGTTGACGACGCCGTCGAGGAAACCCTCGAGCGCTCGCTGTCTGTTCTGAAACTCGCGACGATGGACCAGCACCTCGCCATCGAGACCCGTGTTGACGTCTATATGGAACAACTCGAGGAGCATGCTGAACGCCGCGAGAGCGTTCGTGAGGATCTGACGGAGACGGTTGCCGACCTCGAGGGGTACGCCAATCAGATTAACGACGGCACGGCGGAGATCAACGAGGTCGCCCAGGAACAGTCGTCCTCAATGGCTGAAATTGCAAACGAATTATCCGATCTGAGCGCGACCGTCGAGGAGATCGCCTCGAACACCGAGGAAGTCAGTGCAACGACCGAACGGGCCGAAGACGTCGCGACGAAGACGACCGAAACGGCTAACGAGGCCATCTCGAAGATGGAGCGAGTCAACGGGGCCGCAGACGAGGTTACCGAAGACGTCGAAGACCTTCGTGAGGGCGTCCAGCGCATCGACGAAATCGTCGACGTGATCAACGACATCGCCGACCAGACCAACCTGCTCGCGCTGAACGCCTCAATCGAGGCCGCAACTGCGGGTGAAGCGGGCGACGGCTTTGCGGTCGTTGCAAATGAGGTCAAATCCCTGGCTGAGGAATCTCAGGAGGAGGCCGCGACGATCGAGCGAATGGTAAACCAGATCCAAGACGATACCGAAGACACAGTTGACAGCCTCGAGGAGGCAAACGAGGAAATCGAAGACGGCGTCGAACTGGTCGAAGAAACTGTCGAGAATCTCGGCGAGATCGAAGCAGCGATCGGCGAGTCCGCGACGGGGATCGACGAGGTCGCGGCGGCGACGGACGATCAGGCCGCAAGCACTGAGGAGGTCGCGGGGATGGCGGATGCGGTCATGGAGAACGCAGACGAAATCGCCACCGAGACGGAAGCGCTCGTCGAGGCGAACGAGAAGGCAAATGCACGAGTCGGAGATATCGTCACAGCTGTTGATCGGCTAACCGAAGTCGAACAAGAAGAGGGGCTCTGA
- the mutS gene encoding DNA mismatch repair protein MutS, whose protein sequence is MTEATGIVGEFLSLKAETDADILAMQCGDFYEFFADDAELVADELDLKLSKKSSHGSSYPMAGVPLADLTPYLKALVERGYRVAVADQYETDSGHAREIVRVVTPGTLLETTDADAQYLAAVVDGDAIGANDGTAFGLAFADVTTGRFLVTDAADADDALTELYRFDPVEVLPGPDARANDELLNTLRERTDATLTLHDTEAFAPKRADHAVGDHFGRETVDRLAVGEATIAAAGAILEYVDETGAGVLASMTRIQAHQGDDHVTLDATTQRNLELTETMQGERDGSLFQTIDHTETSAGGRLLKEWLQRPRRSLEVLERRQESVAALSSAALARDEIQDQLGEAYDLARLASKASHGSADARDLRAAAETLGVLPALAETIASSPDLAESPLSEIIDRPDREAASELRETLEEAITDDPPSTVTQGELFQRGYDPDLDAVIDQHEEVKEWLDSLADREKRQYSLSHVTVDRNKTDGYYIQVGKSAADGVPDHYEQIKTLKNSKRFTTDELEDKEREILRLEEQRGELEYELFEELREEVASRAELLQDVGRALATIDALSSLASHAAENRWTKPDLHRGDELRLEQGRHPVVEQTTEFVPNDVQMDEDRGFLVVTGPNMSGKSTYMRQVAGIVLLAQIGSFVPAKEAEIGLVDGIFTRVGALDELAQGRSTFMVEMSELSNILHAATEESLVILDEVGRGTATYDGISIAWAATEYLHNEVQAKTLFATHYHELTGLADSLPRVANVHVAADERDGDVTFLRTVRDGPTDRSYGIHVADLAGVPDPVVERSRDVLERLREEKAIEAKGGGSSEPVQAVFDLGSGQFSGAASADGGQSAGESETDGDDAETIDPEAKAVLEDLETLEVNTTPPIELVSKVQKLQQRLEDGDN, encoded by the coding sequence ATGACAGAGGCGACGGGTATCGTCGGGGAGTTTCTCTCGCTCAAAGCAGAGACCGACGCCGATATTCTGGCGATGCAGTGTGGCGACTTCTACGAATTCTTCGCTGATGACGCCGAACTCGTCGCCGACGAACTCGATCTCAAACTCTCGAAAAAATCCTCGCATGGCTCATCGTATCCCATGGCCGGCGTCCCGCTTGCGGATCTGACGCCCTATCTCAAAGCCCTGGTCGAACGCGGTTACCGCGTCGCCGTCGCCGACCAGTACGAAACCGACTCCGGCCACGCCCGCGAAATCGTCCGCGTCGTCACGCCCGGCACCCTCCTCGAGACGACGGATGCCGACGCCCAGTATCTGGCGGCGGTGGTCGACGGCGACGCGATCGGTGCCAACGACGGGACAGCATTCGGCCTCGCGTTCGCAGACGTGACCACCGGCCGATTCCTGGTCACCGACGCCGCAGACGCAGACGACGCACTGACCGAACTCTATCGATTCGATCCCGTCGAGGTGCTGCCGGGACCTGACGCCCGCGCGAACGACGAGTTGCTGAATACACTCCGCGAACGCACCGACGCGACGCTGACGCTGCACGACACCGAGGCGTTCGCCCCCAAACGCGCGGATCACGCCGTCGGCGATCACTTCGGTCGCGAAACGGTCGACCGCCTCGCGGTCGGTGAGGCCACAATCGCGGCCGCCGGCGCAATTCTCGAGTACGTCGACGAAACCGGTGCGGGCGTCCTCGCCTCGATGACCCGAATTCAGGCCCATCAGGGCGATGACCACGTCACGCTGGATGCGACGACCCAGCGCAATCTCGAACTCACGGAGACGATGCAAGGCGAGCGCGATGGCTCACTCTTTCAGACAATCGACCACACCGAAACCAGCGCCGGCGGCCGCCTCCTCAAAGAGTGGCTCCAGCGACCCCGGCGCTCACTCGAGGTCCTCGAGCGTCGCCAAGAGTCAGTCGCTGCGCTCTCTTCGGCCGCGCTCGCACGCGATGAAATACAGGACCAACTCGGAGAGGCGTACGATCTGGCGCGACTGGCATCGAAGGCAAGCCACGGCAGCGCGGACGCTCGAGACCTGCGCGCAGCGGCCGAGACACTCGGCGTCCTCCCCGCGCTCGCGGAGACGATTGCCTCGAGTCCGGACCTCGCGGAGTCGCCGCTTTCCGAGATCATCGATCGGCCGGATCGCGAGGCGGCCAGCGAGTTACGCGAAACACTCGAAGAGGCCATCACCGATGACCCGCCCTCGACGGTCACGCAGGGCGAACTCTTCCAGCGGGGCTACGATCCTGACCTCGATGCGGTAATCGACCAACACGAGGAAGTCAAGGAGTGGCTCGACAGCCTCGCCGACCGCGAAAAGCGCCAGTACAGCCTGAGTCACGTCACCGTCGACCGGAACAAGACCGACGGCTACTACATCCAGGTCGGCAAATCCGCCGCCGACGGCGTCCCCGACCACTACGAGCAGATCAAGACGCTCAAGAACTCGAAGCGATTCACGACCGACGAACTCGAGGACAAGGAGCGCGAAATCCTCCGACTCGAGGAACAACGCGGTGAACTCGAGTATGAACTGTTCGAAGAGTTGCGCGAGGAAGTCGCTTCCCGCGCCGAGTTACTGCAGGACGTTGGCCGAGCGCTTGCCACAATTGATGCGCTCTCGAGTCTTGCCTCCCACGCCGCGGAAAATCGCTGGACGAAGCCCGACCTGCACCGGGGCGACGAACTGCGACTCGAGCAGGGTCGCCACCCCGTCGTCGAGCAGACCACGGAGTTCGTCCCGAACGACGTGCAGATGGACGAGGATCGAGGTTTCCTCGTCGTCACCGGCCCCAACATGTCCGGCAAATCGACGTACATGCGCCAGGTCGCCGGCATCGTCCTGTTGGCCCAGATCGGTAGTTTCGTTCCCGCGAAAGAGGCCGAGATCGGCCTTGTAGACGGCATCTTCACCCGCGTTGGCGCACTGGACGAACTCGCACAGGGGCGCTCGACGTTTATGGTCGAGATGAGCGAACTCTCGAACATTCTGCACGCAGCGACCGAGGAGTCGCTCGTGATTCTTGACGAAGTAGGCCGTGGTACCGCAACGTACGACGGCATCTCGATTGCCTGGGCCGCGACGGAGTACCTGCACAACGAAGTGCAAGCGAAGACCCTCTTTGCCACTCACTACCACGAACTGACCGGCCTCGCCGACAGCCTCCCGCGGGTTGCCAACGTCCACGTCGCGGCCGACGAGCGCGACGGCGACGTGACCTTCCTGCGCACCGTCCGCGACGGTCCGACGGATCGCTCCTACGGGATTCACGTCGCCGACCTCGCGGGCGTCCCCGACCCCGTCGTCGAACGTTCGAGAGACGTCCTCGAGCGCCTGCGCGAAGAGAAAGCCATCGAAGCGAAAGGCGGTGGCTCGAGCGAGCCGGTACAGGCGGTGTTCGACCTTGGCAGCGGACAGTTCAGCGGTGCAGCAAGCGCAGACGGTGGCCAGTCGGCGGGCGAATCCGAAACCGACGGCGACGATGCAGAGACAATCGACCCCGAAGCGAAGGCCGTCCTCGAAGATCTCGAGACGCTCGAGGTGAACACGACGCCGCCAATCGAGTTGGTCTCGAAGGTCCAGAAACTCCAGCAGCGACTCGAGGACGGAGACAACTGA
- the arsM gene encoding arsenite methyltransferase produces the protein MTYLSTNDDSTDRRASVRETYASLASTGEGCCETDAPDDHSCSTASENETVGDESTNANPVADESRSLALGYDGDDLEEAPDGSNLGLGCGNPVAVAALEEGESVLDLGSGGGFDCFLAAQEVGPEGQIIGVDMTPEMIDRARENARESEFDHVEFRLGEIEHLPVADETIDVILSNCVVNLSSAKPQVFREAFRVLRPGGKLAISDLVATEPLPPAVRDDPEKIDACVGGAATIDELERWLAAAGFVDGSITVEGEWTEDLPIVSARIDAKKPA, from the coding sequence ATGACATATTTATCCACAAACGACGACTCAACGGATCGGCGTGCAAGTGTCCGCGAAACATACGCCAGCCTCGCGTCGACTGGCGAGGGCTGCTGTGAGACAGACGCACCAGACGATCACTCGTGTTCGACGGCATCCGAAAACGAAACGGTCGGAGACGAAAGCACAAACGCGAACCCCGTCGCCGACGAATCTCGTTCTCTGGCACTCGGTTACGACGGCGACGACCTCGAGGAAGCACCCGACGGGTCGAACCTTGGACTCGGCTGCGGTAACCCGGTCGCAGTGGCTGCGCTCGAGGAGGGAGAGTCCGTCCTCGACCTCGGTTCTGGTGGCGGGTTCGACTGCTTCCTCGCGGCACAGGAAGTCGGCCCCGAGGGCCAGATAATCGGCGTCGACATGACACCCGAAATGATTGACCGAGCCCGTGAGAACGCTCGAGAGAGCGAGTTTGACCACGTCGAGTTTCGTCTCGGTGAGATTGAGCACCTGCCGGTGGCCGACGAGACTATCGACGTCATCCTCTCGAACTGCGTTGTCAACCTCTCGTCGGCGAAGCCACAGGTATTCAGGGAGGCCTTCAGAGTCCTTCGTCCTGGCGGGAAGCTGGCGATTTCTGACCTCGTTGCAACAGAGCCGTTGCCCCCAGCGGTTCGAGACGACCCCGAGAAAATCGACGCTTGCGTTGGCGGTGCAGCAACGATTGACGAACTCGAGCGCTGGCTCGCAGCCGCTGGATTTGTCGATGGTTCGATTACGGTCGAAGGCGAGTGGACCGAGGACTTGCCGATTGTCTCCGCGCGCATCGACGCCAAAAAACCAGCCTGA
- a CDS encoding metalloregulator ArsR/SmtB family transcription factor — MTKDTNMPDTLEDACQTLEQLYDEADSDPIAGLAERRPADDAVGTQATVFGALANEHRVRLLEALRDGELCACELQVVLEAPQSTVATHLRTLREVGLVKTRKKGKWTYYRVADTAVFELLDIAVAVDVPTDS; from the coding sequence ATGACGAAGGACACTAACATGCCCGACACGCTCGAGGATGCGTGCCAAACCCTCGAGCAATTGTACGACGAGGCCGATTCGGACCCAATCGCGGGCCTTGCAGAACGACGCCCGGCTGATGACGCAGTTGGGACGCAGGCGACCGTTTTCGGCGCGCTCGCGAACGAGCATCGCGTTCGACTGCTTGAGGCGCTTCGGGACGGTGAACTCTGTGCCTGTGAGTTACAGGTCGTCCTCGAGGCACCCCAGTCGACGGTCGCAACGCATCTTCGAACGCTTCGAGAAGTCGGACTCGTCAAGACTCGCAAGAAAGGCAAGTGGACGTACTACCGAGTCGCTGATACAGCGGTCTTCGAACTCCTCGATATCGCAGTCGCTGTCGATGTCCCGACCGATTCGTAA
- a CDS encoding XTP/dITP diphosphatase, with protein MFVRFVTGNEGKAREAETYLEGIAAVTQIEYDYTEIQSNSLVEIAAHGAREAYEELGDTEPVLVGDAGLFIDALEGFPGPYSAYVEDTVGLERLWQLVREEETNRAHFKTVLAFADADRTETFEGRVSGTIVAPRGEGGFGYDPIFEYNGQTFAEMSTEEKNAISHRGRALADFSEWLATQD; from the coding sequence ATGTTCGTTCGGTTCGTCACCGGCAATGAAGGCAAAGCACGCGAGGCCGAAACGTACCTCGAGGGGATCGCCGCTGTCACCCAGATCGAGTACGACTACACCGAAATCCAGAGCAACTCGCTCGTGGAAATCGCCGCCCACGGCGCGCGCGAAGCCTACGAGGAACTGGGCGATACGGAACCCGTCCTCGTCGGTGATGCCGGCCTGTTCATCGACGCACTCGAGGGATTCCCAGGGCCGTACTCGGCCTACGTCGAGGACACAGTCGGCCTCGAGCGCCTGTGGCAACTGGTCCGCGAAGAGGAGACCAACCGCGCACACTTCAAAACGGTGCTCGCCTTTGCGGATGCGGACCGAACGGAGACGTTCGAAGGGCGCGTTAGCGGGACAATCGTCGCTCCGCGCGGTGAGGGTGGGTTCGGCTACGATCCGATTTTCGAGTACAACGGCCAGACGTTCGCCGAGATGAGCACCGAAGAAAAGAACGCGATTTCACACCGCGGGCGCGCACTCGCCGACTTTTCGGAGTGGCTCGCGACGCAGGACTAA